A stretch of Roseibium porphyridii DNA encodes these proteins:
- a CDS encoding DMT family transporter, with translation MNKSPEDPAPDEGEGQSRSGTMTRLTARLTKLTEGLPSNTIGALWILLAAFLFSIMVTLIKFVGQELSVFQILLVRQLVMLAIVAPTILTGLPNSLATQRPWLQITRIAFASTAMLCGFTAIIELPLADATAISFSKTFFVTIFAIWLLGETVGLHRWGATIIGFLGVLLMLRPGGDTLVDPYAALAIAGAAGAGMVMIVVRILTRTDAPVTILTYQALGVGVIMSIPAVLTWQPPTAKQWLLLVMIGGISWAAQLANIKAFKAGEATAIASLDYTRLLYATIFGAVVFSQWPSTETLVGAGIIIAASIYTVHREARRGKKLARASDGRGYSN, from the coding sequence ATGAACAAGTCCCCAGAAGACCCAGCGCCCGATGAGGGTGAAGGGCAATCGCGCTCCGGCACGATGACCAGACTGACAGCCAGACTGACCAAACTCACCGAGGGGCTGCCTTCGAACACAATCGGGGCACTTTGGATATTGTTGGCGGCTTTTTTGTTCTCCATCATGGTGACACTGATCAAATTTGTTGGTCAGGAACTCAGCGTCTTTCAGATCCTTCTGGTTCGTCAGCTTGTCATGTTGGCAATTGTCGCCCCGACGATCCTGACTGGGTTGCCGAATTCATTGGCGACGCAGCGGCCTTGGCTGCAAATCACCCGTATCGCTTTTGCCTCAACCGCAATGCTTTGCGGCTTCACCGCAATTATCGAGCTGCCCCTGGCCGACGCGACGGCGATCAGTTTCTCCAAAACGTTTTTCGTCACGATCTTCGCGATCTGGCTGCTGGGTGAAACGGTCGGACTGCATCGCTGGGGGGCAACCATTATCGGATTTCTGGGCGTTCTGCTGATGCTGCGCCCGGGAGGCGACACGCTTGTCGATCCTTACGCCGCGCTCGCAATAGCCGGCGCGGCCGGTGCCGGCATGGTGATGATCGTCGTTCGCATCCTTACCCGCACCGATGCACCGGTGACGATCCTGACTTACCAGGCGTTGGGTGTTGGAGTGATCATGAGCATACCGGCAGTGCTGACTTGGCAACCGCCGACGGCGAAGCAATGGCTTCTACTCGTCATGATCGGAGGCATCTCCTGGGCAGCCCAATTGGCCAACATCAAGGCGTTCAAGGCTGGCGAAGCAACCGCCATTGCTTCGTTGGACTACACAAGGCTGCTTTATGCCACCATTTTCGGAGCAGTTGTCTTCAGCCAATGGCCAAGCACCGAAACACTGGTTGGCGCAGGCATCATCATCGCTGCATCCATTTATACCGTCCACCGGGAGGCCCGGAGAGGCAAGAAACTCGCCCGCGCCTCGGACGGGCGCGGATATTCAAATTGA
- a CDS encoding VOC family protein yields MRKIQTQGVHHITLVGADRQTSIDFWEGLLGMPFVFEQPNLDDPNQSHLYFDPGDGRLITIFTNEDRKPDAEAAPQTIGCVHHLALDVSQATFRQIAGRLDALGISHSGPKDRGFMDSIYFRDPLGLLIELASYRFRPPAGVSMGEVMLEAHKLRVARGDYNIQEVHLADAIENLTHETRRSLSEDRSANNPYERP; encoded by the coding sequence TTGCGCAAGATTCAGACGCAGGGCGTGCACCACATCACGCTTGTCGGAGCGGATAGACAAACCTCCATCGACTTCTGGGAGGGATTGCTTGGGATGCCATTTGTCTTTGAGCAACCCAATCTCGACGACCCCAATCAGAGCCATCTCTATTTCGATCCGGGTGATGGGCGCTTGATCACCATTTTCACCAACGAAGACCGAAAGCCTGATGCAGAAGCTGCACCGCAGACGATCGGCTGCGTGCATCATCTGGCGCTTGACGTGTCCCAGGCAACCTTTCGGCAGATTGCTGGCAGGTTGGACGCGCTAGGAATTTCTCATAGCGGTCCGAAAGACCGCGGCTTCATGGATTCAATCTATTTTCGCGATCCGCTCGGGTTGTTGATCGAATTGGCCAGCTATCGGTTTCGACCACCTGCAGGAGTGTCAATGGGTGAGGTTATGCTCGAGGCTCACAAGCTTCGTGTCGCACGGGGAGATTACAATATCCAGGAAGTTCATCTTGCCGACGCAATCGAAAACCTTACGCACGAAACACGCAGGAGCCTTTCTGAAGACCGGAGCGCAAATAATCCTTACGAACGCCCATGA
- a CDS encoding AAA family ATPase, with translation MILTLAVSGYRSLRDIVLPLDQITLVTGANGSGKSSLYRSIRLLAEVAQGQAIASLAAEGGLNSTLWAGPEAFSRAMKRGEAPVQGTVRKNVVSLKLGFADEDYGYAIDLGLPADAGRSLFSMDPEIKAEALWAGEALSRSNEIAGRNGPTARVLNAQGQRIPVFQNLARFDSMMTHAADPKDGLELLVMRERMRAWRFYDHLRTDREAPARFPRIGTRTPVLSADGSDLAAALQTVQEIGDERELADAIDDAFPGASVEVAVNDGYFELLMQQKGLLRPLKSSELSDGTLRYLLLTAALLSPRPAPLIVLNEPETSLHPALLEPLGRLVAKAAEKTQVIVVSHAAELVEALASQRGCLRYELRKELGETVVDGVETPKWNWPKR, from the coding sequence ATGATTCTTACGCTCGCGGTTTCCGGATATCGCTCCCTGCGGGACATCGTTCTGCCGTTGGATCAGATCACGCTGGTCACCGGCGCGAACGGCAGCGGTAAGTCCAGCTTGTATCGTTCGATCCGGCTGTTGGCCGAAGTTGCCCAGGGTCAGGCAATCGCATCGCTTGCTGCCGAGGGTGGCTTGAACTCGACCCTTTGGGCAGGCCCGGAAGCATTTTCGCGTGCGATGAAACGGGGAGAAGCGCCTGTTCAGGGGACCGTTCGCAAGAATGTGGTCAGTCTGAAACTCGGATTTGCCGATGAAGACTACGGCTATGCAATTGACCTTGGATTGCCTGCCGATGCGGGCAGGTCGCTCTTTTCTATGGATCCGGAAATCAAGGCAGAAGCCTTGTGGGCCGGTGAGGCGTTATCCCGTTCCAATGAAATTGCCGGGCGCAACGGACCGACAGCACGCGTTTTGAATGCCCAGGGACAAAGGATCCCGGTTTTTCAGAACCTTGCCAGGTTCGACAGCATGATGACCCATGCAGCCGATCCCAAGGATGGACTTGAGTTGCTGGTGATGCGCGAGCGTATGCGGGCCTGGCGGTTCTACGATCATTTGCGCACCGACCGCGAAGCACCGGCGAGGTTTCCTAGGATCGGGACCAGAACACCGGTGCTCAGTGCGGATGGATCTGATCTCGCCGCAGCCCTGCAGACTGTCCAGGAAATTGGCGATGAACGTGAACTGGCCGATGCGATAGACGATGCGTTTCCTGGAGCTTCCGTCGAAGTTGCCGTCAATGACGGGTACTTTGAGCTGCTTATGCAGCAAAAAGGACTGTTGCGACCGCTGAAATCGAGCGAATTGTCGGATGGCACGCTGCGCTACCTGTTGTTAACCGCGGCACTCCTGTCGCCGCGACCGGCACCGCTCATTGTGCTGAACGAGCCGGAGACAAGTCTCCATCCGGCGCTCCTGGAACCGCTTGGCAGGCTGGTCGCCAAAGCGGCTGAAAAGACCCAGGTCATCGTGGTGTCGCACGCTGCTGAACTTGTTGAAGCTCTTGCATCACAACGAGGGTGTCTTCGCTATGAATTGCGCAAGGAACTGGGTGAGACGGTTGTGGACGGGGTTGAAACACCCAAATGGAATTGGCCAAAGAGATAA
- a CDS encoding xanthine dehydrogenase family protein molybdopterin-binding subunit has translation MNQMVTPKFGVGAPLRRKEDEPLITGKGIYTGDYMPDGCLHGVVVRSAMAHAKIKIENADDIREMDGVHMVLTGADVAGKSLSTAARIKQLDGTHYEAPPQPLLCEDTVRFVGDAIAFVVADDLNLAKNAAEMLEIDYEPLDVVIGIENALKPDAAKVWPELGTNVSFTLGHGDQAKTEEAFSKADKTVSIEVVNNRIVVNYMELRGCVAEFNTSDKRFKLTLGTQGGHGVRDILCSTLELEASEIQVITPEVGGGFGTKAFCYREYPLAMIAARSLERPVRWAGERMEHFVTDAHGRDNLTHAELALDENNRILGLNVHVKAAMGAYLNQFGPFIPYLGASMASGLYDIPAVFAKIDGVYMHTVPTDAYRGAGRPEAAYVLERLIDKAGEETGLGPIEFRKLNFIRSDQLPYTTQTGRLYDTGDFAGHLDKALEVADWAGFKARQAESAQSGKYRGIGICSYVEACAFAGSEEATLELDDKGSLTLLIGTQTNGQGHDTAYSQVVAEQFGVSIEDVTLVQGDTDRVRKGGGTGGSRSIPIGLPSVRDASISLVKKVKELAADKLEAGIEDLELESGVVRVVGTDQQVTLAEIVASAGETLSAREEVAQSENTYPNGTHICELEIDPETGDITVANYVIVDDFGVTVNPLLLTGQVHGGVVSAISQALCEHTVYDEEGQLLTASLLDYQLIRAADLPEIHFETRNVPSTTNAMGIKGAGEAGTIGGLAAVMNAIQVALKDGAGVEKVFDMPATPLRVWDAIQAAR, from the coding sequence ATGAACCAGATGGTCACTCCGAAATTCGGTGTCGGCGCTCCATTGCGTCGGAAAGAAGACGAACCGCTGATCACAGGCAAGGGGATCTATACCGGCGACTATATGCCGGACGGCTGTCTTCATGGCGTTGTCGTTCGTTCAGCGATGGCTCACGCCAAAATCAAGATCGAGAACGCTGATGACATCCGCGAGATGGACGGTGTGCATATGGTTCTCACCGGCGCGGACGTTGCGGGAAAGTCTTTGTCGACGGCCGCTCGTATCAAGCAGCTGGATGGAACCCACTACGAAGCGCCACCTCAACCGCTTTTGTGTGAAGACACGGTTCGTTTCGTCGGGGATGCTATTGCGTTCGTCGTCGCCGACGATTTGAACCTTGCCAAAAACGCTGCAGAGATGCTCGAAATCGACTATGAACCGCTCGATGTGGTCATCGGCATTGAAAACGCTTTGAAGCCGGATGCGGCGAAGGTCTGGCCGGAGCTGGGAACCAATGTCTCTTTCACACTTGGACATGGTGACCAGGCCAAGACAGAAGAAGCTTTTTCCAAAGCTGACAAGACAGTGTCGATTGAAGTTGTCAACAACCGGATTGTCGTCAACTACATGGAACTGCGCGGCTGTGTCGCCGAATTCAACACGTCGGATAAACGTTTCAAGCTGACGCTCGGGACGCAAGGCGGTCATGGTGTGCGCGATATTCTCTGCAGCACGCTCGAACTTGAGGCAAGCGAGATCCAGGTAATCACTCCGGAAGTCGGCGGCGGTTTCGGGACCAAGGCCTTCTGTTATCGCGAATACCCGCTGGCGATGATTGCTGCCAGGTCACTGGAGCGTCCGGTGCGCTGGGCAGGTGAGAGAATGGAACATTTTGTGACGGACGCACACGGCAGGGACAATCTGACCCATGCCGAGCTCGCACTCGATGAGAACAACCGTATCCTGGGCCTCAATGTGCATGTGAAAGCTGCCATGGGCGCTTACCTTAATCAGTTCGGTCCGTTCATCCCCTATCTAGGTGCCTCGATGGCATCCGGGCTTTATGACATTCCTGCGGTCTTTGCGAAAATCGATGGTGTCTATATGCATACGGTTCCGACCGATGCCTATCGCGGAGCGGGGCGTCCGGAAGCAGCCTATGTGCTTGAGCGTCTGATCGACAAGGCCGGCGAAGAAACAGGTCTCGGCCCGATCGAATTCCGCAAGCTCAATTTCATTCGGTCGGATCAACTGCCTTACACGACCCAGACAGGGCGCCTTTATGACACCGGAGACTTCGCCGGCCACCTCGACAAAGCACTTGAAGTGGCGGACTGGGCGGGCTTCAAAGCTCGTCAGGCAGAGAGCGCTCAATCAGGCAAATACCGTGGTATCGGGATCTGTTCCTACGTCGAGGCATGTGCCTTTGCCGGCAGCGAAGAAGCCACTCTTGAGCTTGATGACAAGGGAAGCCTGACACTCCTCATCGGAACGCAAACCAACGGTCAGGGCCACGATACGGCGTACAGCCAGGTTGTTGCCGAACAGTTCGGCGTCAGCATCGAGGATGTCACCCTGGTTCAGGGCGATACAGACCGTGTCCGCAAGGGTGGTGGAACCGGTGGTTCCCGATCCATTCCGATTGGATTGCCATCTGTGCGCGACGCCAGTATCTCGTTGGTCAAAAAGGTCAAGGAGCTGGCTGCAGACAAACTTGAGGCTGGCATTGAAGATCTTGAACTTGAAAGCGGTGTGGTACGCGTCGTCGGGACGGACCAGCAGGTTACTCTTGCCGAGATCGTAGCAAGTGCCGGTGAGACGTTGTCCGCTCGCGAAGAAGTTGCGCAGTCAGAAAACACTTATCCGAATGGCACGCATATCTGTGAGCTTGAGATCGATCCGGAAACCGGCGACATCACTGTTGCAAACTACGTCATCGTGGACGATTTCGGTGTGACCGTGAACCCATTGCTGCTAACGGGTCAGGTGCATGGCGGTGTGGTCTCGGCCATCAGCCAAGCCTTGTGCGAACACACGGTTTATGACGAAGAAGGACAATTGTTGACCGCGTCTCTGCTGGACTATCAATTGATCCGGGCGGCGGACCTGCCGGAGATTCACTTTGAAACGCGCAACGTTCCATCCACTACGAATGCCATGGGTATCAAGGGTGCGGGCGAGGCCGGAACAATCGGTGGCCTGGCTGCGGTCATGAATGCCATTCAGGTAGCGTTGAAAGACGGAGCAGGCGTTGAAAAGGTTTTCGATATGCCCGCGACGCCGTTGCGGGTCTGGGACGCAATCCAGGCGGCCCGGTAA
- a CDS encoding long-chain-fatty-acid--CoA ligase: protein MTTAEEWNEAFTPRPVHEYLESTVAEFGSRPAADFMGKVWTYAELGELVDETAAGLQAMGVGPGVHVGLCLPNTPFYTIFYFAIMKVGATVANFNPLYVEREIAFQARDADVRIMVTMDLKIIYDKVEEVRKEKILDKIIVCPMSFCLPTVKKVLFSLFKRKELADIPNDAAHIRFNDLLAKGQKPKPVDIDPAESIAVLQYTGGTTGVPKGAMLTHKNLSANIEQMRCVFEKARAGEEKMLCVLPFFHVFAMTVAQNLSIILGAEMVLQPRFELKSLLDAIKRKKVTLFPGVPTIYTAINNSPLTENYDLSSINLCLSGGAPLPVEVKESFEKLTGCILVEGYGLTESSPVAAVNPLDENRRAGSIGRLVPGTSSRFVSIEDRHSEVAEGEKGELLLHGPQVMKGYWKRQDATDEAITPEGYLHTGDVGYQDEDGFIYLVDRIKDLILCSGYNVYPRVIEEAIYQHEAVDETIVIAIPDEYRGQSPKAFIKLKDGFSMTGEDVKTFLKDHLSSIEMPRDFEFRDELPKTMVGKLSKKELVEEEAQKRSEAQAKSA, encoded by the coding sequence ATGACGACTGCGGAGGAGTGGAACGAGGCATTTACGCCCCGTCCGGTACACGAATATCTTGAAAGCACTGTCGCCGAGTTCGGGTCGCGACCGGCCGCCGATTTCATGGGCAAAGTCTGGACCTATGCGGAGCTTGGCGAGTTGGTGGACGAAACAGCCGCGGGTCTTCAGGCCATGGGCGTCGGGCCGGGTGTGCATGTCGGATTGTGTCTTCCAAATACGCCATTCTATACGATTTTTTATTTTGCGATCATGAAGGTCGGCGCAACGGTCGCCAACTTCAATCCGCTCTATGTGGAGCGTGAAATCGCCTTCCAGGCCCGCGATGCAGATGTGCGCATCATGGTGACGATGGATCTGAAAATCATCTACGACAAGGTGGAGGAAGTCCGGAAGGAAAAGATCCTCGACAAGATTATCGTTTGTCCGATGTCCTTCTGCCTGCCAACCGTAAAGAAGGTGCTGTTCAGCCTTTTCAAGCGCAAGGAACTGGCAGACATCCCAAATGATGCGGCTCATATCCGCTTCAACGATCTGCTTGCAAAGGGACAAAAGCCGAAACCTGTCGATATCGATCCGGCTGAGTCCATCGCTGTCCTTCAGTATACCGGAGGCACCACAGGCGTTCCGAAGGGAGCGATGCTGACGCACAAGAACCTGTCTGCGAATATCGAACAGATGCGATGTGTCTTTGAAAAGGCACGGGCAGGTGAAGAGAAGATGCTTTGCGTTCTTCCGTTCTTCCACGTCTTCGCCATGACGGTTGCCCAAAACCTGTCGATCATTCTTGGTGCTGAAATGGTGCTCCAGCCGAGATTTGAGCTGAAATCTTTGCTGGATGCGATCAAGCGCAAGAAAGTGACGCTTTTCCCGGGTGTTCCAACGATCTATACGGCGATCAACAATTCGCCCCTCACCGAAAACTATGACCTTTCCAGCATCAATCTGTGCCTTTCCGGCGGCGCCCCGCTTCCGGTCGAGGTTAAGGAAAGCTTTGAAAAGCTGACCGGTTGCATCCTTGTGGAAGGGTATGGTCTGACGGAAAGCTCACCTGTTGCTGCTGTCAATCCGCTGGACGAGAACAGGCGCGCGGGCTCCATCGGGCGCCTGGTTCCCGGTACGTCGTCCAGATTTGTCAGCATTGAAGATCGCCACAGCGAGGTTGCTGAAGGCGAAAAAGGCGAATTGCTCCTTCATGGACCACAGGTGATGAAGGGGTACTGGAAGCGTCAGGATGCCACCGACGAGGCCATTACGCCTGAAGGGTATCTGCATACCGGTGACGTCGGATATCAGGATGAGGATGGCTTCATTTATCTTGTTGACCGGATCAAGGACCTGATCCTGTGTTCCGGTTACAATGTCTATCCCCGTGTCATCGAAGAAGCGATCTACCAGCACGAAGCGGTTGACGAAACCATTGTGATTGCCATTCCCGATGAGTATCGCGGTCAGTCTCCCAAAGCGTTCATCAAACTGAAGGATGGGTTCTCAATGACCGGGGAGGACGTCAAAACCTTCCTCAAGGATCACCTTTCTTCCATCGAAATGCCCAGGGATTTCGAGTTCCGGGATGAATTGCCGAAAACCATGGTTGGCAAATTGTCAAAGAAGGAACTGGTTGAGGAAGAGGCTCAGAAACGATCTGAAGCGCAGGCAAAAAGCGCCTGA
- the sbmA gene encoding peptide antibiotic transporter SbmA, whose protein sequence is MFQSFFPKPKLFFLSAAIWSLAAVIVWYGFASDLGPSLGLGTAPEGPPPIDLRFFVTPDFLWFYIYYAVCTVLFGGFWWYFERDHRWHVWSVWGSSLIIFITYFSVQVSVAINNWRRPFGDTLQNALEGDKGVVAADFYMLMLMFAQIAGLSMALFVMNRFFVSHYIFRWRTAMNDYYVAKWGNVRHIEGASQRIQEDTMRFASIMEGLGVSMIDAVMTLIAFLPVLFSLSTYVSTLPIVGEIPAPLFTAAILWSLFGTVLLAVVGIRLPGLEFHNQRVEAAYRKELVYGEDHEHRAQPPTLTELFSNVRKNYFRLYFHYLYFNLARGFYLQADNMFTYFILVPTIVAGTITYGIVQQILTAFGQVSNSFQYLVNSWSTIIELLSIYKRLKGFEVSIAERETMPPEELARLLSEKEAKL, encoded by the coding sequence GTGTTTCAATCCTTCTTTCCGAAACCAAAACTGTTTTTCCTGTCTGCCGCGATATGGTCGCTTGCTGCAGTAATCGTCTGGTACGGATTTGCCAGTGACCTTGGTCCAAGCCTGGGGCTTGGAACTGCACCTGAAGGTCCACCCCCGATCGATCTCAGGTTTTTCGTGACACCCGACTTCTTGTGGTTCTACATCTACTACGCCGTTTGCACCGTGCTTTTCGGCGGTTTCTGGTGGTATTTCGAGCGCGATCACAGATGGCATGTATGGTCCGTCTGGGGTTCTTCTCTGATCATTTTCATCACCTATTTTTCGGTTCAGGTTTCGGTGGCGATCAACAACTGGCGGCGACCCTTCGGGGATACGCTGCAAAATGCGCTGGAAGGCGACAAAGGCGTTGTTGCCGCCGATTTTTACATGCTCATGCTGATGTTCGCGCAGATTGCAGGGCTGTCGATGGCACTGTTTGTGATGAACAGGTTCTTTGTCAGCCACTATATCTTCCGCTGGCGTACCGCGATGAACGACTATTACGTCGCCAAGTGGGGCAATGTTCGTCACATTGAGGGTGCTTCGCAGCGTATTCAGGAAGATACGATGCGCTTTGCCTCCATCATGGAAGGCCTGGGTGTTTCCATGATCGATGCCGTCATGACGCTGATTGCGTTCCTTCCTGTGCTTTTCAGTCTGTCGACTTATGTCAGCACCTTGCCGATTGTTGGTGAAATCCCCGCGCCTCTCTTCACCGCAGCCATTTTGTGGTCATTGTTCGGGACCGTTCTGCTTGCCGTGGTCGGGATCAGGCTGCCCGGACTTGAGTTTCACAACCAACGGGTTGAAGCCGCGTACCGAAAAGAGCTCGTCTATGGTGAGGATCATGAGCACAGGGCTCAGCCGCCAACTCTCACCGAGCTATTCAGCAATGTAAGGAAGAACTACTTCCGTCTCTATTTTCATTACCTCTATTTCAATCTGGCGCGCGGGTTCTATCTGCAGGCCGACAACATGTTCACGTATTTCATTCTGGTACCAACGATTGTCGCCGGTACGATCACATACGGTATCGTCCAGCAGATCCTGACGGCGTTTGGCCAGGTCTCGAATTCCTTCCAGTATCTGGTGAATTCCTGGTCGACGATTATCGAACTGCTTTCCATCTACAAACGCCTCAAGGGCTTTGAAGTGTCCATCGCCGAGCGCGAGACGATGCCGCCGGAAGAACTGGCGAGACTGCTGTCGGAAAAAGAGGCTAAGCTCTAG